A window of the Desulforapulum autotrophicum HRM2 genome harbors these coding sequences:
- a CDS encoding cupin domain-containing protein, producing MEKGKVSRRIRYFMDKREMDLAALAGLTGLKQEFLDTMLNENVYPPLGPLMKIARALGVRLGTFLDDQESDDPFIVRRSEREAAFSVLGGKGKPAALNFYSLGKGKTDRHMEPFFVEILPESAKTKELSSHEGEEFIAVVTGCVEIIYGKETYLLNPGDSVYYNSVVPHYVSCAGSEKAEIHAVIYIPE from the coding sequence ATGGAAAAAGGAAAGGTAAGCCGACGCATCCGCTATTTCATGGATAAACGTGAGATGGACCTTGCAGCCCTTGCAGGTCTGACAGGGCTCAAGCAGGAGTTTCTCGACACCATGCTCAACGAAAATGTTTACCCTCCCCTGGGGCCGCTCATGAAAATTGCCAGGGCCCTTGGCGTGAGGCTTGGCACCTTTCTGGACGACCAGGAGAGCGATGACCCCTTTATTGTCAGACGATCCGAGCGTGAGGCTGCCTTCAGCGTCCTTGGAGGCAAGGGCAAACCTGCTGCCCTTAACTTCTACTCCCTTGGCAAGGGCAAGACTGACCGTCACATGGAACCTTTTTTTGTTGAAATCCTGCCGGAATCGGCCAAAACCAAGGAACTTTCCTCCCACGAGGGCGAGGAGTTCATCGCCGTGGTCACGGGGTGCGTTGAGATCATCTACGGCAAAGAGACCTACCTGCTCAACCCCGGAGACAGCGTCTATTACAATTCCGTAGTTCCCCATTACGTAAGCTGCGCAGGCAGCGAAAAGGCCGAAATCCATGCGGTCATTTACATACCAGAGTAA
- a CDS encoding AMP-binding protein, protein MTNTTTLEEHTLGQILDRTVERYPDNEILVYIDRDFRLTYREFSNLVDEVAKGLMALGIKKGEKVAVWATNIPFWVTLQFATAKIGAVLLTVNTNYKLAELDYLLKQSDTENLFIIDGFQDTDYVNTLYELVPELKTQQRGHLSSPSYPCLKRVCFLGQEKHRGMYSIPEIRALGTMVSDDQYLERQATLDCHDVVNMQYTSGTTGFPKGVMLTHYNIGNNGFWIGENQRFSENDRLCLPVPLFHCFGCVLGVLAAVTHGTAMVILEGFDPLLIMASVEQERCTALYGVPTMFIAVLDHPMFKKFDFSTLRTGIMAGSNCPVHVMEQVIEKMNMTDITICYGLTEASPVMTYTRINDDLRKRVETVGQALPHIEVKIIDIDTGETLAPGIQGEVCCRGYNVMKGYYNNPQATADAIDTKGWLHSGDLGIMDKDGYLSITGRHKDMIIRGGENIYPREIEEFLYRMDEIKDVQVAAVPSEKYGEEVGAFIVLKEGTLLDESDVMDFCRGKISRYKIPRYVTMVEGYPMTASGKIQKFKLSELATEIWPERR, encoded by the coding sequence ATGACCAACACCACCACCCTCGAGGAACACACCCTGGGCCAGATATTGGACCGAACCGTTGAACGATATCCAGACAACGAAATCCTTGTCTATATTGACAGGGATTTCAGACTCACCTATCGTGAATTTTCAAACCTTGTGGACGAGGTTGCAAAGGGTCTTATGGCCCTGGGCATTAAAAAGGGAGAAAAGGTTGCGGTATGGGCAACGAACATCCCCTTCTGGGTCACACTTCAGTTTGCAACGGCAAAAATCGGTGCCGTGCTTCTCACGGTCAACACCAACTACAAGCTTGCCGAGCTTGACTATCTGCTGAAGCAGTCTGATACGGAGAATCTATTTATCATCGACGGATTCCAGGATACCGATTACGTCAACACCCTGTACGAACTTGTGCCCGAGCTCAAAACCCAGCAGCGGGGACACCTGTCATCACCCAGCTACCCCTGCCTCAAACGCGTCTGCTTTCTGGGCCAGGAAAAGCACAGAGGCATGTACTCGATCCCCGAAATCCGGGCCCTGGGCACCATGGTATCCGACGATCAATACCTTGAAAGACAGGCGACCCTGGATTGCCACGACGTGGTAAACATGCAGTACACCTCGGGCACAACCGGGTTTCCCAAGGGGGTGATGCTCACCCACTACAACATCGGCAACAACGGGTTCTGGATCGGAGAGAACCAGCGATTTTCAGAGAACGACCGCCTCTGCCTGCCCGTACCCCTGTTTCACTGCTTTGGCTGTGTACTCGGGGTGCTTGCCGCCGTGACCCACGGCACAGCCATGGTGATACTTGAGGGTTTTGACCCGCTCTTGATCATGGCCTCGGTGGAACAGGAACGATGCACGGCCCTGTACGGGGTGCCCACCATGTTCATTGCCGTGCTTGACCATCCCATGTTCAAAAAGTTCGATTTTTCAACCCTTAGAACGGGTATCATGGCAGGCTCCAACTGCCCGGTCCATGTAATGGAGCAGGTAATTGAAAAAATGAACATGACGGATATCACCATCTGCTATGGACTGACCGAGGCAAGCCCTGTCATGACCTACACCCGCATTAACGACGATTTAAGAAAGAGAGTTGAAACCGTTGGCCAGGCTCTGCCCCACATTGAGGTAAAAATAATCGACATTGACACGGGCGAAACCCTTGCCCCGGGAATTCAGGGCGAGGTGTGCTGCAGGGGGTACAATGTCATGAAGGGCTACTACAACAATCCCCAGGCCACGGCCGATGCCATTGACACCAAAGGCTGGCTCCACTCTGGGGACCTTGGCATCATGGACAAGGACGGATACCTGTCAATCACAGGTCGCCACAAGGACATGATCATCCGGGGCGGGGAAAACATCTATCCCAGGGAGATCGAAGAGTTTCTCTACCGAATGGACGAGATCAAGGATGTCCAGGTAGCAGCCGTTCCCAGTGAAAAATATGGGGAGGAGGTGGGCGCCTTTATCGTGCTCAAGGAGGGCACCTTACTTGATGAGAGCGATGTCATGGATTTTTGCAGGGGCAAGATCAGCCGGTACAAGATCCCCCGCTACGTCACCATGGTCGAGGGTTATCCCATGACGGCCAGCGGCAAGATTCAAAAATTCAAGCTATCCGAACTTGCCACTGAAATCTGGCCGGAACGACGATAG
- a CDS encoding sigma-54-dependent transcriptional regulator, giving the protein MDCRNRILVVDDDLGHRTMLRTLMTGWGYEVTVADDGTTGVDAVKSAPFDMVLMDMKMITMSGMEALEEIHGFNPSLPVIIMTAYSSVETAVTALKRGAVDYLTKPLDFEKLKLTLARMVETLCLKQENLTLRQSLGKQFNRENIIGNSPAMLALLETVEMVAPSEANILIYGESGTGKELIAGALHQNSTRRVHPFVRINCAAITETLLESELFGHERGAFTGADRRRKGSFLAADRGSILLDEIGEMNQAMQAKLLRVLQEREVTPVGSETPVPVDVRVMASTNRDLARMVEQGHFRQDLFFRLNVVGIEIPPLRARSQDVPVLALHFLRLFAEKNNRDIRGFTPEAMDAMIHYPWPGNVRELMNSVERGVVLARSDYLNLNDLPFIRQGQVMNTGWSGENPSAGVDRPLAEIEQEAVLKTLASADNNKSEAARRLGITRKTLLKKLRLYGEA; this is encoded by the coding sequence ATGGATTGCAGAAACAGGATACTGGTTGTGGATGATGATCTGGGTCACAGGACCATGCTCAGGACACTGATGACCGGGTGGGGCTATGAGGTGACTGTGGCCGATGATGGGACAACTGGAGTTGATGCGGTAAAATCAGCCCCCTTTGACATGGTGCTCATGGACATGAAGATGATCACCATGTCGGGCATGGAGGCCCTTGAGGAGATTCACGGATTTAATCCGTCATTGCCGGTGATCATCATGACGGCCTATTCGTCGGTTGAAACAGCCGTTACCGCGTTAAAACGTGGAGCGGTTGACTATCTGACAAAACCCCTTGATTTTGAAAAGCTCAAGTTGACCCTTGCCCGCATGGTCGAGACCCTCTGCCTGAAACAGGAGAATCTCACCCTCAGGCAGAGCCTTGGCAAACAGTTCAACCGGGAGAATATCATCGGCAACAGCCCGGCCATGCTCGCCTTGCTTGAAACGGTTGAGATGGTGGCGCCGTCGGAGGCCAATATTCTTATTTATGGCGAATCGGGAACGGGCAAGGAGCTCATTGCCGGGGCCCTTCACCAGAATTCCACAAGAAGAGTGCACCCCTTTGTCCGGATCAACTGTGCCGCCATCACTGAGACTCTGCTGGAATCCGAGCTGTTTGGCCACGAGCGGGGGGCCTTTACCGGGGCTGACCGGCGAAGAAAGGGCAGCTTTCTTGCCGCAGACAGGGGCAGTATCCTTCTGGATGAGATCGGCGAGATGAATCAGGCCATGCAGGCCAAGCTGTTGCGGGTGCTCCAGGAACGGGAGGTGACTCCGGTTGGCAGCGAAACCCCTGTTCCCGTTGATGTGAGGGTCATGGCATCGACCAACCGGGATCTGGCCCGGATGGTCGAACAGGGGCATTTCAGGCAGGATCTCTTCTTCCGGCTCAACGTGGTCGGTATCGAGATTCCGCCCCTCAGGGCCCGCAGCCAGGATGTGCCGGTGCTTGCCCTGCATTTCTTAAGACTGTTTGCCGAAAAAAACAACCGTGACATCAGGGGGTTTACCCCCGAGGCCATGGACGCCATGATCCATTACCCCTGGCCGGGCAATGTAAGGGAACTGATGAACTCGGTGGAGCGGGGTGTGGTTCTGGCACGGTCGGACTATCTGAACCTGAACGACCTGCCGTTTATTCGACAGGGACAGGTCATGAATACAGGGTGGTCCGGGGAAAATCCATCTGCGGGTGTGGATCGTCCCCTGGCCGAGATCGAGCAGGAAGCCGTGTTAAAGACCCTTGCCTCGGCCGACAACAACAAGAGTGAAGCGGCCAGGCGCCTGGGCATTACCCGGAAAACGCTTCTTAAAAAACTGCGGCTTTACGGCGAAGCGTAA
- a CDS encoding PAS domain-containing sensor histidine kinase, giving the protein MTEPKKRTTGISPFIIMGAILVLMSIFMLMAMDNIKEHDARIVEKLTAKGTFLIRAFEAGTRTGMMTMRWRAARVQNLLTETAFQPEVKYLMIITGDGKILAHSDPEKIGTFYGKMPDVDPLGDGTAIFHREVFSGEGDKTFEVFKVFTPAKRFHRPGPGGRMGRRRTAGAVQGLFLTRESQPETGTAPEIPGPASSKKVHASHQPAEGDWFSSHFSRCPEQCRDSGPQIIIAGLDMTGAASGKRAYINHVIINGAVLFLMASAGIVGLFMLQGYRSTRSSLSRVMAFSNRLVETMPAGLIAVDLNLEITSWNREAMVILGEKDKPVLPVALVEMAAIMEEKNQKISRELAFPSLSGGSLVLDVVASPIRDDGQGASGYLFLFRDLTELTALKQEVERSRRLAAVGKLAAGVAHEIRNPLSSIKGFATYFRERYKGVAEDRETADIMIHEVERLNRAITQLLEFAKPVPVVARKVDVKDLVAHSLKLVENDLAARGIGVEKTIPRDQKEVTIDPDRLNQILLNLYLNAIQAMDNGGTLGVKVTTEKGCLFVEVSDTGSGIAVSDMEKIFDPYYTTRARGTGLGLAMVHRNLETMGADIRVESREGHGTTFFLKIPCLDTGETE; this is encoded by the coding sequence ATGACAGAACCCAAAAAGAGAACAACGGGAATCTCCCCTTTTATAATCATGGGGGCAATTCTTGTGCTGATGTCCATTTTTATGCTTATGGCCATGGACAACATCAAGGAACACGACGCCAGGATTGTTGAAAAGCTGACGGCAAAGGGAACCTTTCTTATCAGGGCCTTTGAGGCCGGCACCCGCACGGGTATGATGACGATGAGATGGCGGGCAGCAAGGGTCCAGAACCTGTTGACTGAAACGGCCTTTCAGCCGGAAGTGAAATATCTGATGATCATAACCGGGGATGGAAAGATTCTGGCCCACAGTGATCCTGAAAAAATTGGCACCTTTTATGGGAAAATGCCCGATGTGGACCCCCTGGGTGACGGTACGGCCATTTTTCACCGGGAAGTTTTTTCTGGGGAAGGGGACAAGACCTTTGAGGTATTTAAGGTGTTCACCCCGGCAAAGCGGTTTCATCGTCCAGGGCCGGGGGGGCGCATGGGCAGGCGGAGGACAGCCGGGGCTGTTCAAGGCCTTTTTCTGACCCGGGAATCACAGCCTGAAACAGGTACAGCTCCAGAAATCCCGGGTCCGGCATCATCAAAAAAGGTCCACGCCAGCCACCAACCGGCAGAGGGTGACTGGTTCAGTTCCCATTTCTCCAGGTGTCCTGAACAATGCCGGGATTCGGGTCCACAGATTATCATTGCAGGCCTTGATATGACCGGCGCCGCGTCAGGGAAAAGAGCCTATATTAACCATGTTATCATCAATGGTGCCGTTCTCTTTCTCATGGCAAGTGCTGGTATTGTTGGCCTTTTTATGCTCCAGGGATACCGGTCCACCCGGTCGTCGCTTTCCAGGGTCATGGCCTTTTCAAACAGGCTGGTCGAAACCATGCCCGCAGGCTTGATTGCCGTGGATCTTAACCTTGAAATCACTTCCTGGAACCGGGAAGCCATGGTGATTCTCGGGGAAAAAGATAAGCCGGTCCTGCCGGTGGCGCTGGTTGAAATGGCCGCAATCATGGAAGAAAAAAATCAAAAAATCTCAAGGGAGCTTGCCTTTCCTTCCCTGTCCGGTGGTTCTCTGGTCCTGGATGTGGTTGCTTCACCCATCCGGGATGACGGACAAGGGGCATCAGGCTATCTTTTTTTGTTCAGGGATCTGACCGAGCTTACGGCGTTAAAGCAGGAGGTGGAAAGGAGTCGTCGCCTTGCTGCCGTTGGTAAGCTTGCCGCAGGTGTGGCCCATGAAATTCGAAATCCCTTGAGCTCCATCAAGGGATTTGCCACCTATTTCAGGGAGCGGTATAAGGGCGTTGCCGAGGACAGGGAGACGGCCGATATCATGATCCACGAGGTCGAACGGCTCAACCGGGCCATTACCCAGTTGCTTGAATTTGCAAAGCCCGTGCCCGTGGTTGCCCGAAAGGTGGATGTTAAGGACCTTGTGGCCCATTCGTTAAAGCTTGTGGAGAACGACCTTGCCGCCAGGGGAATAGGGGTTGAAAAAACGATCCCCAGGGATCAAAAAGAGGTGACAATTGATCCAGACAGGCTCAACCAGATTCTTTTAAACCTCTACCTCAACGCCATCCAGGCCATGGACAACGGTGGCACCCTCGGGGTAAAGGTGACCACGGAAAAGGGGTGTTTGTTTGTTGAGGTGAGCGATACCGGGTCTGGCATTGCCGTGTCGGATATGGAAAAAATATTTGACCCCTATTATACCACAAGGGCCAGGGGTACGGGGCTGGGGCTTGCCATGGTACACCGAAACCTTGAGACCATGGGCGCTGACATCAGGGTGGAAAGCAGGGAGGGGCATGGAACGACCTTTTTTCTTAAGATTCCCTGCCTGGACACTGGGGAGACAGAATAA
- a CDS encoding periplasmic heavy metal sensor, translated as MKKQIIILTTLVFAIVGLSGVAFAWNHGQGHGKKGCRAGYNSPMANLTEDQQTQLKTLHQKFIDETAATRAAMRAKKDELRILMQTSAPDGQRLVALANEAGDLQKALMVKRINFALEAKKIAPEINFFAGGKGFGKKGCMGGPRNGMTMGDQDNDSTDPDTIDK; from the coding sequence ATGAAAAAACAAATTATTATCCTTACAACACTCGTATTTGCCATAGTTGGGCTTTCTGGAGTAGCATTTGCCTGGAACCACGGCCAGGGGCATGGAAAAAAGGGTTGCCGGGCCGGATACAACAGTCCCATGGCAAACCTTACCGAGGACCAGCAAACCCAGCTTAAAACCCTTCACCAAAAATTTATTGATGAAACAGCAGCGACCAGGGCAGCCATGCGTGCAAAAAAAGATGAGCTAAGAATCCTCATGCAGACATCGGCCCCAGACGGACAACGCCTTGTTGCACTTGCCAATGAAGCAGGTGATCTTCAAAAGGCTTTGATGGTCAAACGGATCAACTTTGCCCTTGAGGCAAAAAAGATTGCCCCGGAAATCAACTTTTTTGCAGGCGGCAAGGGATTTGGAAAAAAGGGCTGCATGGGAGGCCCCAGGAACGGCATGACCATGGGCGATCAAGACAATGACAGCACAGATCCTGACACCATTGACAAATAA
- a CDS encoding YaaA family protein yields MGIKMKIILSPAKTMADPEKTMLRPEIESEIIMTRPVFEQRAQALIRLLKGFSEIELKALFKVSDAIARKTLDQINGFGETRPVPAIFAFQGAVYKALAPEAFTGESLVFCRQNLVILSALYGVLNPFDAVFAHRLDFTCKLECGANMTLRKFWTSPIHEWFDENLAADEFIVNLASDEYASLVTKGGLKARVITLAFMEKKGGVLKTVAAHSKQARGLFLRQIVQQRVTEPGMIKSFKVAGYTYDGKISQKNRWVFVLK; encoded by the coding sequence ATGGGAATTAAAATGAAAATCATCCTCTCCCCTGCCAAAACCATGGCAGATCCGGAAAAAACCATGCTTCGTCCGGAGATTGAATCTGAAATCATAATGACCAGGCCTGTTTTTGAGCAACGGGCCCAAGCACTGATTCGTTTGCTCAAGGGGTTTTCTGAAATAGAGCTCAAGGCGCTCTTCAAGGTGAGTGACGCCATTGCCCGAAAAACCCTGGATCAGATTAACGGGTTTGGTGAAACCCGGCCAGTTCCTGCAATCTTTGCATTCCAGGGCGCTGTGTACAAGGCCCTTGCTCCGGAAGCATTCACAGGAGAATCCCTCGTATTTTGCAGGCAAAACCTGGTGATTCTCTCGGCCCTTTACGGGGTGCTCAATCCCTTTGACGCTGTTTTTGCCCACAGACTGGATTTCACCTGCAAGCTTGAATGCGGCGCAAACATGACCTTGCGTAAATTCTGGACATCTCCGATTCACGAATGGTTTGATGAGAATCTTGCCGCGGATGAATTCATCGTGAACCTGGCATCGGACGAATATGCATCCCTGGTTACAAAGGGTGGATTAAAAGCGAGGGTCATCACCCTTGCGTTCATGGAAAAAAAAGGGGGAGTATTAAAAACCGTTGCAGCCCACTCAAAACAGGCCAGGGGGCTCTTTTTAAGGCAGATCGTTCAACAACGGGTGACAGAACCAGGGATGATCAAGTCGTTCAAGGTGGCAGGCTACACCTATGACGGAAAAATTTCCCAGAAGAACCGGTGGGTATTTGTGTTGAAATGA
- a CDS encoding response regulator — protein MEKLPYRILLVDDDPIVLMGIGRELEAQGYDVSTAKSGEAALTILDGQGADFDLVITDLIMGKVNGIEVLKRSKQVNPDGMAMIMTGYGDLNSAIQAIRLGADEYMLKPGSPEERTFRINEVLEKYELKQKLKMYEKILPVCCVCKKIRNDAGKNPGEGCWMSVEEYLNVKGKIQVTSTYCPICYQEAIARIRQK, from the coding sequence ATGGAAAAATTACCGTACCGTATATTGCTGGTTGATGATGACCCCATTGTGCTGATGGGAATCGGCAGGGAGCTTGAGGCCCAGGGATATGACGTCTCCACGGCAAAATCCGGCGAAGCCGCCCTGACTATTTTAGATGGGCAGGGGGCTGATTTTGACCTGGTCATAACCGATCTTATCATGGGAAAGGTTAACGGTATTGAGGTGCTTAAAAGATCCAAGCAGGTAAACCCTGACGGAATGGCCATGATAATGACCGGTTATGGGGATCTTAATTCTGCGATTCAGGCAATCCGGTTGGGTGCCGATGAATATATGCTCAAGCCCGGGAGCCCTGAGGAGCGGACGTTTCGCATCAATGAGGTGCTTGAAAAGTATGAACTAAAACAGAAATTAAAGATGTATGAAAAAATTCTGCCGGTTTGCTGTGTGTGTAAAAAAATTCGTAACGACGCTGGTAAAAACCCCGGAGAAGGCTGTTGGATGTCGGTTGAGGAGTATTTAAATGTAAAGGGAAAGATCCAGGTAACCTCCACCTATTGTCCTATTTGTTACCAGGAAGCGATTGCAAGGATTCGACAGAAATAA